A section of the Roseivirga sp. BDSF3-8 genome encodes:
- a CDS encoding SusC/RagA family TonB-linked outer membrane protein has product MRKHYLLALLCLFMSGTAWAQFVVTGQVISDLEGDPIPGVSVLVNNGTTGTVTDINGNYRVNVPGSSGTLSFSFVGFITEQREVSSSQTTLDVVMTEDITQLEEIVVTGLASSIKRSNLANSVETVNAEELTGTTTQQTLDNALYGKVAGVNMNSNSGAPGGGVSLQFRGISTLGAGSSQPLYIIDGVYVNNSTVRTGRSQLSGASDGASASNQDGGANRIADINPEDIENIEILKGPSAAAIYGTRANAGVIIITTKKGKAGKPQVRLSQDIGIAEAQNLQGLEGWNEDKIETYFGTDERGQLELQRYRDAVNEGRVMDLEEEIYGETALLSKTQLSVSGGGDKMQYFVSGSVQDEEGIVKNTGFERYSGRVNLTFTPTDRISVKANTGYSRSDSDRGFTGNQNNTGGSLGYTIAYTPSYADLKPNDLGVYPNNPYFNDNPFAIRDLAENNQTVDRFVGAVGADFDLISKDNSFLQLKINGGVDMLSSNSLVYFPEFLQSQQATANPGDVMHGRQEDLNLNFQAFLVYNWNLNTVNMSTQGGFVRLDQQSDFLLMRGQGLVGGQKNLAWAQVVNTQEQSTTRITDFGYVVQQDANWEDRIIGTVGVRFDKSTLNLQQDEFYVFPRASVAVNLNNFDFYESTVMNRLKIRAAYGQTGGLPSYRQTFVSLVPQVIGDDLGGKVPNGGVSPDLVPETAAELELGVDAAFFGDRITLEATYYEKNVYDLILDLPTSEATGTVGIATNAAELQNKGWEVTLGLTPVRQENFIWSSQVLFWRNRSEITELNIPTFTTGGFGPSLGSYLIAEGFSPTTIVGTPATTDVEGGYTVYGDRQADFNLSFRNDITIAKNLDLGILVHWKKGGQNINLSGLLWDDGGTTPYWSDDDNDNGVPDGTDRLLAWAADGNTGVYIQDADYVKLRELGLYYRIPESIVESISGGAIERIKIGASANNILLWTPYESYDPEVSNFGSQPISSNIEVAPYPSSRRFFFHLNVDF; this is encoded by the coding sequence ATGAGGAAACACTACTTATTAGCTTTGCTTTGCCTCTTTATGTCAGGCACGGCATGGGCGCAGTTTGTGGTTACCGGACAGGTAATTTCAGACCTTGAAGGCGACCCTATACCGGGCGTGTCGGTCCTGGTGAATAATGGTACCACGGGTACCGTAACTGACATTAATGGTAATTACCGGGTCAATGTTCCCGGTAGTTCAGGAACACTTTCTTTCTCCTTTGTAGGTTTTATTACCGAACAGCGGGAAGTATCCTCCAGCCAAACCACCCTGGATGTGGTGATGACTGAGGACATCACTCAACTGGAGGAGATCGTGGTAACCGGTCTTGCCAGCTCTATTAAAAGGAGTAACCTGGCTAACTCGGTAGAGACTGTGAACGCTGAAGAGCTCACAGGTACCACTACCCAGCAAACTCTTGACAATGCCTTGTATGGCAAGGTAGCGGGGGTAAACATGAACTCTAACAGTGGCGCTCCCGGTGGAGGTGTCAGCCTGCAGTTCAGGGGTATCTCTACATTAGGAGCAGGTTCTTCTCAGCCACTCTATATAATAGATGGAGTGTACGTGAATAACTCAACCGTCCGTACGGGACGCTCTCAGTTGAGTGGAGCCTCTGATGGTGCATCGGCCTCTAACCAGGATGGGGGTGCGAACCGCATAGCGGACATTAACCCTGAGGACATCGAAAATATCGAAATCCTTAAGGGACCTTCCGCAGCGGCTATTTATGGTACGCGTGCCAATGCGGGTGTGATCATTATTACCACTAAAAAAGGTAAGGCAGGAAAGCCTCAGGTACGCCTGAGCCAGGATATCGGTATTGCCGAAGCTCAAAACCTGCAGGGACTCGAGGGATGGAACGAAGACAAGATCGAAACATACTTCGGTACGGACGAGAGAGGTCAGCTGGAACTTCAGCGCTATCGCGATGCAGTGAATGAAGGTCGTGTTATGGACCTGGAGGAGGAAATATACGGTGAGACCGCCCTCTTAAGCAAAACACAGCTAAGTGTATCCGGCGGAGGTGACAAAATGCAGTATTTTGTTTCCGGTAGCGTACAGGATGAAGAGGGTATTGTAAAAAACACCGGCTTCGAGCGCTACTCAGGAAGGGTGAACCTCACCTTTACTCCTACTGATCGTATTTCGGTAAAAGCTAATACGGGTTATAGCAGAAGTGACTCTGACCGCGGTTTTACGGGTAACCAGAATAACACCGGTGGGTCGCTCGGTTATACCATTGCTTACACACCATCTTACGCAGACCTGAAGCCTAATGACCTGGGTGTATATCCTAATAATCCCTACTTCAACGATAACCCTTTTGCAATTCGCGATCTGGCTGAAAATAACCAGACAGTAGACCGCTTTGTAGGAGCCGTAGGAGCTGACTTTGACCTTATCAGTAAGGACAACTCTTTCCTCCAATTGAAAATAAATGGCGGAGTGGATATGCTAAGCTCTAATTCACTGGTATATTTTCCTGAATTCCTTCAGAGTCAGCAAGCCACAGCAAATCCCGGTGACGTGATGCACGGCCGCCAGGAGGATCTGAACCTGAACTTCCAGGCTTTCCTCGTGTACAACTGGAACCTTAATACGGTCAACATGAGTACCCAGGGCGGTTTTGTACGCCTGGATCAGCAGTCCGACTTCCTGCTTATGAGAGGTCAGGGGCTGGTAGGTGGTCAGAAAAACCTTGCCTGGGCACAGGTAGTGAACACGCAGGAACAGTCTACCACTCGTATTACAGACTTCGGATATGTAGTGCAGCAGGATGCCAACTGGGAAGACAGAATAATTGGTACCGTTGGTGTTCGTTTTGATAAATCCACACTGAACCTTCAGCAGGATGAGTTCTACGTATTCCCACGTGCTTCAGTAGCTGTCAACCTTAATAACTTTGACTTCTACGAGTCTACCGTAATGAACAGACTCAAGATAAGAGCTGCATACGGACAAACGGGTGGCCTGCCCTCTTATCGTCAAACCTTCGTTTCACTTGTTCCTCAGGTGATCGGCGACGACCTTGGTGGTAAGGTACCTAACGGTGGGGTTTCACCCGACCTGGTACCCGAAACAGCTGCCGAACTGGAACTAGGCGTGGATGCGGCCTTCTTCGGAGACAGGATCACCCTGGAAGCTACCTACTACGAAAAGAATGTATATGATCTGATTCTGGATCTGCCTACTTCTGAAGCCACCGGTACGGTAGGTATTGCAACAAATGCTGCCGAACTACAGAACAAAGGCTGGGAAGTAACACTTGGCCTGACCCCAGTAAGGCAGGAGAATTTCATCTGGAGCTCTCAGGTACTATTCTGGAGAAACCGTTCGGAAATCACCGAGCTTAACATCCCTACATTTACTACGGGTGGCTTTGGTCCTTCACTCGGTTCTTATCTGATTGCAGAAGGGTTCTCACCTACCACCATTGTAGGAACACCAGCTACTACTGATGTAGAAGGCGGTTACACCGTATATGGAGACCGTCAGGCTGATTTTAACCTGAGTTTCCGTAATGACATCACAATTGCTAAAAACCTGGATCTGGGTATTCTTGTTCACTGGAAAAAAGGCGGACAGAATATCAACCTTTCAGGCTTGCTTTGGGATGATGGTGGTACCACTCCTTATTGGAGCGATGATGATAATGATAATGGTGTACCTGACGGTACCGATCGTCTGCTGGCCTGGGCTGCCGATGGAAACACAGGTGTATACATCCAGGATGCAGACTATGTAAAGCTGCGTGAACTGGGTCTGTATTATAGAATCCCGGAATCTATTGTAGAAAGCATCAGTGGCGGAGCTATCGAACGAATCAAAATCGGTGCCTCAGCTAACAACATTTTGCTCTGGACGCCTTATGAAAGCTATGACCCTGAGGTATCTAACTTCGGAAGTCAGCCTATCTCGTCAAACATCGAGGTAGCTCCTTACCCCAGCAGCAGACGCTTCTTCTTCCACCTAAATGTTGATTTTTAA
- a CDS encoding alpha/beta hydrolase yields the protein MKLLHLPFIFLVISLWMSSSAQAQQTPVITGTPFSIGETLHLPSQVLNEDRVLNIYLPSDYAPDSVRYHVLYLFDGSAEEDFIHIAGLVQFATFPWINMMPPTIVVGIGNTERFRDFTSPAETDEFRNEFPASGGSEAFMDFMEKEVIPLVEERYAVDTLSTLIGQSMGGLMATEVLLTRPGLFDQYIIVSPSLWWNDGSMLKAGHKLSGVEGPKRKVCIAVGEEGDIMKGAARDLKNLLQASYPDQAEVSYAYYPEADHGNVLHLAAYNAILSLFPQPAKVKETE from the coding sequence ATGAAACTACTCCACCTGCCCTTTATTTTTTTGGTTATAAGTTTATGGATGTCTTCTTCAGCACAGGCTCAACAGACGCCGGTAATTACCGGCACGCCATTTAGTATAGGTGAGACATTACATCTGCCCTCCCAGGTTCTTAATGAAGACCGGGTACTGAATATCTATCTTCCCTCAGATTACGCCCCTGATTCTGTACGCTATCATGTGCTATACCTCTTTGATGGGTCTGCGGAAGAGGATTTTATCCATATAGCCGGACTGGTGCAGTTTGCTACTTTTCCCTGGATCAATATGATGCCACCCACCATAGTTGTGGGAATAGGCAATACTGAACGCTTCAGAGACTTTACCTCACCTGCCGAAACGGACGAGTTCCGAAATGAATTTCCTGCTTCCGGTGGGTCAGAAGCCTTTATGGATTTTATGGAAAAAGAGGTAATACCTCTGGTAGAAGAGCGCTATGCTGTAGACACTCTCAGCACCCTGATAGGTCAGTCTATGGGAGGGTTAATGGCCACGGAAGTGCTTCTTACCCGGCCAGGATTGTTTGATCAGTATATTATAGTAAGCCCCAGCCTATGGTGGAACGATGGGTCAATGCTGAAAGCCGGACACAAGCTGTCAGGTGTGGAAGGCCCAAAGCGTAAAGTATGTATAGCCGTAGGGGAGGAAGGGGATATTATGAAAGGTGCCGCCAGGGACCTAAAGAACCTTCTGCAGGCCAGCTATCCGGACCAGGCGGAGGTTTCATATGCTTACTATCCGGAAGCAGACCATGGCAATGTATTGCACCTGGCTGCTTATAATGCCATACTTTCCCTGTTTCCACAGCCGGCGAAAGTTAAGGAGACGGAGTGA